The following nucleotide sequence is from Strigops habroptila isolate Jane chromosome Z, bStrHab1.2.pri, whole genome shotgun sequence.
CCTTAGTCCACTGGTATGCCTCACTGTTGAATTTGTAAGCGGAGCACGCGGAGAATTCAGTATCTCCACCCATAATAAAAATCTGGTTACCCAGAACAGCTGCAGCCGTGTAGCgccagggctgggggcaggtGGCTGGTACTGTCCATCTGTTTTCACACTGATCGTAGCACTGAACTTTGGGCAGCTTGTCATGGCTAACGCTGGTACCTCCGAAAGCAAATAGCTTAAGCTTCGCGCTGACTACAGCTGCATTGCTCACTCCCTCTCGCAGTGGGGCAACCATGGTCCATTTGTTGGTCACGGGGTCATATTGTTCTACTTGCTTCAAGGATACTGAAGGGGAAGCTGGAAGGCAACCAGTTGCTGCGGTGTGTCCTCCTACGACATACAGACAGTGCTTAAGTTCGGCAGAGCCGTGCCCGAACCTAGCTACCAGCATGGGAGCAGCCTTCGACCACTCCTCGTGAAGGGTGTCGTACACCCACACGTCTTTGGAGACTCCATTTTCTGACCCTCGTCCCCCGGTGATATACACTTTGCAGCCTATGGCACAAGCGCTGAACTCTTTCCGTGGACTTGGTATGTCAGCCTTTGGAATAATCTCCTTCGCCTTTTGGTCCACCAGGTACAGCTTGTCACACATAAAGGTTTGGCCACCCAGAAGAAAAAGCGAATGGCCAGTTTTACGGGGTCTGGCACACAAACTAGTAACTACTCCATCATTCTGTAGGATTTTTAACTTGCATCTTATTGATTCTTCTACaatctctttgcttttcctttgcttggtGATGAGTTCTTCCATGGCCACATTCTCCATAAGGTATATGGCTGGCAAGAGGGCCAGTCTCACCGTCTGCAATAACTCTGGCAGAAAACAGTGACGCTTACTCAGGTCATAGTTGACCCAGTTGATAGCTGATTCATATACCAGCCTTTCATCTTCAGTTTCTAATTCTTCACTGGAAAGGAGCTGCACTACCATGTCTTTTGGCAGCTGGAGGAAGTCTTCACTTTTACTGATACTCTGGAAGTTGCTAAGGCACATCCTCCAAGAGAGCTCATACAGCTTGGTGCACTGGTGAGcatctgacagcagcagcatgccaAGACAGTTGGTGGGATGAAGGTTTTTCTCCAGAAATTCTGCACAAGCATCCCGAATGTCCTGAAACTCCAACATgtcaccagcctccagcagcgATTCCGCATTCTCCTCATTGATGATCACCCTGGAGGAATATGCATAGTCCAGAAGAAGCTCCAAGACTTCTGGGTGAATTGAATTATGAAAGTTGACTTCACTGTCCTGGCTCTCTTTCAGTCCTCCGCTGAACATTGCTTCGAAATAGCGGCTACAAGCAGCCAGAACGGCTCTGTGGCAGGGGAATGACCTGTTCCCAGCATGGAGAAGTACATCTGTAAAGAGACGCTGCTGACGCAGAAGGTTCAGGTGAGTGAGGACACTATCAGCATAGGATGACTTGTGGAACAAGTATATGTTTATGGAGCCAGTACTGGCCCTAGATTTGCGATTTTCATGCATGCtgactgacattttctttcacacctataaacaaaaaattaataagaTTAATGAGACAGTTAAATTCATTACATATAAAAAAGTGTATCTATTATGCACTATAAGATgcaaaaaaaagccttaatttATAGATGAGTGGACAGAGAATTACATCTACATTTggcatgtgtttatttttttgtaagatgAGTTTCTGAACTTGTTGCCCAAGAGCAGGTTTATCTTGGGAAACCTGATCTCCAACTTTCATACAGTAAGCAAGTAAGTTggaggtgaaagaaaaggaacCAGGACTGATTTTCTCACCCTTCCCCAGCCTAGACCAGCTGATTCattacatacatacacatgcacatgctTGAAACATTCTCCTGTACTGAATCATAGCAGGAAGAGCTACCAGACAGAATACCTAAGGAATGTCAAAAGCTGCACGGAGAACAAAAACCTACTAATCCCATTAGGAAGCTTCCCTTTGGTGTAATGATTCCATATGCAACAGcatagaatgaaaaaaaggtaACTTTAAAATAGAAACCTAGCAACGACCATAAATTTACACTTgcaaaacctcaaaaaaaatATGATGGGTGAATTTTAGAGATCACATCTTGaactctgccagcagctgcctgctaCAGTGATACAGCACATACATGGGCAGAGtcagcagaaaaatgtgttttgactGTCAACTGAAGTCTCCGAGGCATCGCCTCTGAAGCTACCTTGCGTCAGATACTCAGAACACAAGCTGTTGGTTCATTTTGAGGTTTGGAGGAGGCATAAACCAGAAGACACCACCCATTCTACCCTGTTCCTAACAAACACAATGCTGTTCAGTCCCTGCTTGGAGGTGAACATTACCGTTACCTGCCCTGATATGCAGGTCTATGTATGATTACAGCAGCAAGTTTCCAGATTTAATTAAGGGTCAAGCCAATATAGTAGAAGtagagggaaagggaagaatacTGGCAGCCATATAAAGCTAATGGCCAAAAAGCCACAGTGCAAATAACAAGAGATGAAGCATAAAGAGCTCAGTGCAAGTTGTGGCCGTAACCACTACTGTAATAATCTCAACTTCTCCCTCTCCAAACTGCAAAGGAATCTTAAGAGAAAGTAGAGAACCAAAATTCCCTAATGACTATGGTAATTCACATGCCCAAAGTTCCTTTTACTGCACTTTCAAATGAGGAACAGGGCAAAGCCCACCTGGGAAGCGCCCAATGCTCTAAGTCAGAGCATGACCTGGGGCCACTTGTGGATGTTTTTAATGTGGATATACGTCCCTCTCACACAGATTCCCAACATTTTCATATTCCTGAGCATGTTTAATCAGTGCAGAATGTTCAACACTATTCCCACATTTCATGCCTTCAGATGACACAAGAGCTTTAAAAGCCtcagaaaaaggttttttttaataaatatataatgtatttttctagaTTCATATGACTAGAACCttcaacaaaatcaaaaccatatAGGATTAATTTGGGCAGCAGACTCCATTTCAGAACAGGCGATCTCTGTATATGGAATATGCAATACATGCAGATTAATTGCAGCATAGCCAGTACCATTCTTCTTGCTAGGTGTTCAAATGTACAGAACAATTGATATGTCACATCCAACAGCAAGCTTGTGATACACCTTTCCCTTCAGTCACAGCAAAAAAGCCCCTCAAACCAACACcagttaaggaaaaaagagacacCTTACTGTAAAACTACCATAGCCCATTTACTTTAACCTGAAACATGACTTCTCTGATCATTAACTGGGATTCAAAAGAACAAACACCACAGGTCAATATACAGTACTCAAACCAAAATCCTCCAAAACAGAGAGGAATCCTTCCCATCAGAACCACAAGGTAGAGTATCTATCTCACTCTGCCATGCAAAAGTTTGGAATGGTATTTTACCAGTGTTCCCTAGACCAACCTATTAAATGTACTAACACTAAGCACAGAACACCTTAAGGAGGCTGGTATGTCTTCACAACACAAATCcttttacaaggaaaaataaattacctttAATGCAATTGTATTGTCTGGCAAGTAAAGATTCAGATGGCGTTCAAGGATCCTGAGTACTAATCGCAGACTAAAATTACTCACTTAATCTATAGCCAAAAAGATTACACTGACCATATACATGTTGAAACCTGCTGGAACTGAAAGATTACAGGAAGGGTCATGGATCGAAAACTGGTACACAAACAGTTCAGAGAcacagctgggaagggaaaCCCTTTACTGGCAAAGCACtcaatacaattttaaaaacttttccaGTCACCTTACCATTTTAAATGCCATTATGATACAGCGCAAAGCATTCAGTGGTTCTCCATAGACTGGCTTTCCTCACACTGTGGACCTCCCCCTGCTAGGTTTCCTTGCCAGGGAGCAGGACAGGAGCTAAACACCCACTGATCAGAGACAACAGAGTCACCAGGATCTGAAGATGCTCACTGCACCCCTGCTCTGCACTCAGAATAAGTGAATCAGTAGACAAGACAGTCTAGGCATGTCAGGATCTCTATGAAAATACagttcctctcctttctccccagaTATTGGGGGAATTCAGAGTACACTGAAAACTTTCTTTTATCATGCACACAGGGTTCAGAAACAGGGCAGGTAAAGTTCAGATCAGAGGCTGCCAGTGCAGGCGCTCAGACATTTCAGCAAGCTCTATATTCCTGCAAGTGCCACTGGCTCAGCATCATTCAGAATGAGACCATAATCACAACAAAATAGaagcaaacataaaaaacccaccctgcaGTTATGTATACATTGGAGGCTAGTGAGCCACCAACTACATGTAGAGGGGAGGAACAGATCACTGTGTGTTACCCAAGCCCACCCACAACCATAGTAACAAACACCACtgtgaaaaatatataaataaataaaagcaacaaaaagccCTATGAGAGTCACTCTCAAACAGCTACTGAATAGGGCACTCAGCCTTTCACCGCACTAAAATAGCAGATTTGGTCTTTCACAGAGCAATGCCTTTTCTCATGAAGTACTTGCAGATTTCATATATGCTGGTCTTTAACTGCTCCAGTAACGTTGCTTTTATCATCCCAATGTTGTCTATTGAGAAGAATTCAAAGTATGCCAGTGCACATTTAAGATAAGCTAACACATTTCCCCAAACTGAACAAAGATACATATCTACACATCTTTTTCCTCCACTGTGGTTGCTGAAATGAGTTCACACATGGACTAGTCAAACAAAACACCCTTATAAGCAATTAACATAATTCACTAACAGTCAGTGTTTCTGTAAACATGTCCTTTTGCAGTTTCTGGCAATTAGCTCAGCCCAGAATCTTGcaagaatattaaaatgtataaatgaCATCTCTGATTTCTCTATTCAGTGTTGGAAATTATGCAAGCCTCAAATACTTCAGTGGAGGCAATTTACAGTCAGTGAACAAATGTTCATCTTGAATAATGAGTCAATTCCCTTCAGGcattttttccttagaaataataatattttcatgtaaaagaCAAGAAGTGGTCAGAAAATTACAGATACAGATTTTATCTAGGAATGGAGGTTGAACCAAGACTTTGATTTATAGTTACACTTCAACAGGCTACTTGTCACAGCAGCCAAGTAGTAAACACTACTTTAAGACTAAATAACAGGCTCCCTGCCCTACTTCTTAACAGCTCTGCACCATGCAGGTCTCAGCctaaatcaaatgaaaaaataaatattttcaaattactgaCACATCCCTGATGTAGGCGCATTTTATTACGACTCTGTAATtacatggtggtggtggttgcgTTTTTGTTTAGAATCAGTGAAAACTGCTGAAGGGGAGGAAATCTGCTAAACATCCCGTCGATTTAACTAAGGCCACTTTCAATTGCTAAATCTGCAGCGATACTATCAGTTTTGCAAAGCCAAACCCTGACTCTACCTAAAGTCCTGTAACACAAACTCAGTGGCTTCTTAGAACCTGCAGCGAGATGGAAAGCAGAACACGCTACCCCTGCTAGGAACGCACTACTGCTCGTGTCTGCTACATGCAGACAAAGAAACCCAACTCTAAATTCCCCCCAGTTCACCCCATCACAACGCCTGAACAACTCCGTCTCTTGCAAGAAACTTGCTGGGTTTCTTCCCAACCTAATAAATAGTACGAGAAGTTAAGATGCATTCGAGTTCCTCTGCAGAGCAATAACCACGTGCGAAAGTCTCTGTGCCAGCGCGGGGCGAGCAGCAGCCGGCTCCGGGAGCAGCGAGGCGCTCGCACtttctcctgccctgcctccGCCCGCCGAGGGATGCTCCGGACCTCCCGGGGCCCCGAGGAGGAAGCTGACGCCTCCCGGGAAAGCCAGCAGACTTCCTAATAGGAGCCGGCACCTTCCGAGCACAGCCGCACACCGGACACAAAACCTACCGCGAACATCTACCCGCCGGCCACCCAGTGCCCGCTACCTGTAGAATTCCGGGGTGATGGTGCCCGGCGCTGCGGCCAGAGCGAAGGAGAGCCGAGCTCCCGCTATGCCGGGGACTCGCAGGGCACCCCGGCTCCAGCCGCTGGGACTCCGCCGCCCTGCAGCAGCGCCGACCCACGCGGTGCCCGCCCCAAGCAGGCGGCAGCTCTGTCCCGCACGTCTGCCCCGGCCCGGACCCGCCGCTCCGCAGATCCGCGCTGCCCACCCGCATTCCCACCGCGCCCGGCGCCGCAACAGGTCGGCGAGCACCGACTTACAGCAGCGGCTTCTGGGCGAGCGCTAAAGTCCCTGTGCCTCCGCGGGCGCGCAGCACCGCGCATGGAGGGGAGAGCGGCCGCCGGCTCGACGGTGTGCAGAGAGGCGGCCGGGCAGGCTGCACTGCCAGGAGCCGCGCAGCGCGGGGCGGAGGTGGTGTCGCTGGCGGGAGGCGGGCCGCGGAAGGAGGGCGGGAGGTGAGAAAGAGGCACGGAAGCAAACGGAGaaaccagcagctgctgctggcaccgcTGGCCGCAGTTctgccccggcggcggcgcggagAAGGGGTATATATgctggggggcggggggagcgcCTATGCAAAGCGGGTGAGTGACAGGCGGGGGAGGGACGGGAGGATGAGGCCGGCGCTTTCGCAGTACTTGCTGTCCTGGCCGGCGGCACGGAAGGTGCGAAAGTgcccccgcgccgccccgccgggggctgcagcacagcacagcacagcacaggacagcacagcacaggataGCAGCGGCCGTCCCGCACCCCACGGGGCCGGGCGGGCTCCGGCGGCTCCGCGGGGGCAGCCCCCGCCCTGCGAGCCTGCGACGAGCTGCGCGCTCCGGGCTCCCCGCGCCGCAAGGCGAGCGCTGCCGCCGGCGCGGGGCGAGGCGGGTGATCCTGCGACACCGGGCTGCCGGCGCCCGCGGCGCTCGGCGCGGACAGCGGCGCGCTCCGCTCCGCAGACACCCACATGAGCGCACGGGAGGGGAGAGCCGCGCAGGGGGCTGCGGGCGCCGGGGGCTGCGGTGCCCCAGACCCGCATGGCGCGCCCCGCAGCAGCTG
It contains:
- the ENC1 gene encoding ectoderm-neural cortex protein 1: MSVSMHENRKSRASTGSINIYLFHKSSYADSVLTHLNLLRQQRLFTDVLLHAGNRSFPCHRAVLAACSRYFEAMFSGGLKESQDSEVNFHNSIHPEVLELLLDYAYSSRVIINEENAESLLEAGDMLEFQDIRDACAEFLEKNLHPTNCLGMLLLSDAHQCTKLYELSWRMCLSNFQSISKSEDFLQLPKDMVVQLLSSEELETEDERLVYESAINWVNYDLSKRHCFLPELLQTVRLALLPAIYLMENVAMEELITKQRKSKEIVEESIRCKLKILQNDGVVTSLCARPRKTGHSLFLLGGQTFMCDKLYLVDQKAKEIIPKADIPSPRKEFSACAIGCKVYITGGRGSENGVSKDVWVYDTLHEEWSKAAPMLVARFGHGSAELKHCLYVVGGHTAATGCLPASPSVSLKQVEQYDPVTNKWTMVAPLREGVSNAAVVSAKLKLFAFGGTSVSHDKLPKVQCYDQCENRWTVPATCPQPWRYTAAAVLGNQIFIMGGDTEFSACSAYKFNSEAYQWTKVGDVTAKRMSCHAVASGNKLYVVGGYFGIQRCKTLDCYDPTLDVWNSITTVPYSLIPTAFVSTWKHLPS